The stretch of DNA GCGAAGTGGTCTCGCACCACGAAGACGGCCCGCACGCGGAGGTGTGGGAGCAGCTCGGGCGGACGGTGGCGGAGTTCATGACGCGGGTCAGCGTCGCCGAACTCGCGCAGCCGGCCGCGGCATGAGCGATCCTCGGGCGCGCCGACGACCGACGCGGACGAGCCGGAACGACCGGCACCGACAGCTGGCAACACCCAAGACGACCGGAGCGGCGACCATGACCGAGCACGACGCCTTCCACCCAGACCTGACCTCCGAGGTCGACCCCGAGCAGCGCAAGTCGCTGCGTTCCCGGCTGCACCACGTGCGCGGCGCCGACCTCGACGAGGGCACCGCGCAGACCGAGGGCATGAAGCGGCTGGCCGCGATCAGCGGCGAGTCGGTGGGTTCCGAGAAGATCTGGACCGGCCAGACCCACGTCGCCCCGGACACCGCCTCCGCCGATCACCACCACGGCGAGTCGGAGACCTCGATCTACGTCGCCGACGGGCATCCCGAGTTCGTCTTCCACGACGGCACCGGCGAGGTGCGCATCAAGACCGAGCCCGGCGACTACATCTTCGTCCCGCCGTACGTGCCGCACCGGGAGGAGAATCCGGATCCCGACGAGGAGGCGGTCGTGGTGATCTCCCGCAGCACCCAGGAAGCCATCGTGGTGAACCTCCCCGGGCTCTACCCGCTCTGAGGCTCCGTTCGCACGAGCTGGGTGGTGCCGGCGGCGGACACCGCTCTCGCGGGCTTCCCGAGATTTCCGCGCCGGAGCGTTAATTTTCCGAAATGTCCGAAAAGGACGAGTCGGGTCGGCGGCGGGATCGCTCGAACCGTCGGATAGAGTGCTGCGCCTGCGCAGGGTGCACCTTGCGGCCGTGCTCCTCGTCGGGGATCGAGCAGCCGATGCCGGTGGCCGCGTGAAGAAAGGATCTCGTTGGCCACCCCGCTGTTGAAACCCGCACCGTCCGAGCCCTCTCGCCCCGCCGGCCCGGTCGCGGGCGCGCGGCGGCTGCGGGACCGCGTTCTCGTGCTGGTGCTCGCGCGGCCGCGAGCGGTCCTCGCGTCCGGGGCGGTCGCCGTGGTCGCCGCGATGGCGTGCATGTTCCTGCTGCACCTGGCCGGGACCGGACACGGCGCCGGAGTGGACTACCAGGTCTACCGGTGGGCCGTGCGCACCTGGCTCGGCGGTGGCGACCCGAGCCAAGGCGCCGCGATGACCAGCGCCGACCGCCCGTTGCCCTGGGTGTATCCGCCGTTCGCGCTGTTACCGCTGGCGGTTCCGTCGGTGCTGCCGTTCGTGCCCGGCTTGTGGTTGCTGTACCTGACCGATCTGGCGGCGCTCGGCGGCGTGCTCTACCTCGCGGTCCGCAGCATGTGGCCGGTCGCGGGCCGGAGCGGAGCGGCCGCGGCGGCTTCGCTGGGGTTGGCGGGCACGTTGCTGCTCGAGCCGGTTTACGCCTCGTTCGGCCTGGGTCAGGTGAACATCCTGCTGATGGGGCTGGTGGCCGCGGATTGCCTCACCGCGCGGCCGCGCTGGCCGCGCGGGCTGCTGGTGGGCCTCGCGGCCGCGATCAAGCTGACTCCTGCGGCGTTCGTGCTGTTCTTCTTGTTTCGCCGGGATTTCCGGGCGGCGGTGGTCGCAGCGGTCACGGCCGCGGCCGGGACGGCTTGCGGGTTCCTGGTGAGCTTTCCGGCCTCGATGGACTACTGGTTCGGGCGCGGTCCGGCGGCCGGGGTGAGCGGCTCCGCGTACCACACCAATCAATCGATCATGGGGGAATTGGCGCGGCTGGAACTGCCGACCGGCGTGCGCTACGCGGTCTGGGCGGTGCTGGCGCTGGCGTTGCTCGTGGTGACCGCGCGGGTGCTGCGCACGGCGGAGGCGCCGCAGGCGTTGCTGGCCAACGGTCTGCTGGCGTTGCTGATCTCGCCCACGTCCTGGTCGGACCACTGGGTCTGGGCGGCGCCCGGAGTGCTGGTGGCGCTGGCGACGGCGGTGCGCAGGCGCAGCATCGGGTGGGCGGTGTCCGGCGCGGCCATCGTGGTCGCCGCGCACATCGCGCCGTTCCGGATGCTGCCCGCCGCCGGGGACTGGAATGCGATACAGCACGTGGTCGGCAATTCCTATCTGCTGCTCGGAATCGCAATGCTGTTGCTGCTGGAGCGTGATCTCCGGCGGCGACGGCGATCTCCGCGCTTCCTCGCCGAGACCACGGCCGCAGTTCGCTGAACCATTGTCCCGGCACCGCCCGATCGTTTCCGCGGCGAATCCCGGCCCGCGTGAGCGGATCGCTCGACCGGTGCGAGCGGCGTGGATGCTGCATGTCCTTTGTGGACTCGAAACGGCCGAGTTGCTGGCCGATGGTGGTCTGTACCAGCAGGGACGGCGCCCGGCCGTGCTGCTAGTAAGTCCGGTTTGGGACTGTGCGGGCGAACCCGACCACTCCGACTGCGGCATCCGGATGAATTTCGGTGGCACGAGCGTACTTCCGCGGAGTCCAAAAGGGATCGTCCGACGGGTCTGCGCTAAGGCAAGGGTCACTCCGGTGTGCGCTAGGTCACGTAATGCTCCCGCTGGACCGAGCCAGCGCCGCTGCGCAGCGCGGATGAACGCTGGGTGGCGAGCTGTGCGGCGCCGGTGACCGGAGGTGGCGCGCGTTCGCAGCGGCGGTCTTGACCTGCGGCGGGACCGGTCCCGGCAGGCGGCTGCGCCGAGCGCGCGGCCGGAATGTGACATTCACCTGCGTTACTGCGCCGTAGCTTTCCACCGCATCGGTCTGTACAGTGCCGAAAACTGACCAGCGGTTGCAACGGCGCATCCTTTTGTCAGTGCCCGAAGGTTTTCGCGGGCCCGCTGGCGAGTGACCACACCTCCCGCGTGTCCGTGGCCTGGCGACGGGAGGATCGATGCCGGATTCCCAGTATCTGAGAAACGAGGCGCAGCGCCGCGCCACCGGGCAGGGCCTTTACGACCCCGCCCACGACCACGACGCCTGCGGTGTGGCGTTCGTGGCCGACATGCACGGGCGGCGCAGCCATGCCCTCGTGGACAACGCGCTCACCGCGCTGCGCAACCTCGAGCACCGAGGTGCCAAGGGCGCCGACCCGGAAACCGGGGACGGCGTCGGCCTGCTGACGCAG from Saccharopolyspora sp. SCSIO 74807 encodes:
- a CDS encoding cupin domain-containing protein, whose protein sequence is MTEHDAFHPDLTSEVDPEQRKSLRSRLHHVRGADLDEGTAQTEGMKRLAAISGESVGSEKIWTGQTHVAPDTASADHHHGESETSIYVADGHPEFVFHDGTGEVRIKTEPGDYIFVPPYVPHREENPDPDEEAVVVISRSTQEAIVVNLPGLYPL
- a CDS encoding glycosyltransferase family 87 protein, with translation MATPLLKPAPSEPSRPAGPVAGARRLRDRVLVLVLARPRAVLASGAVAVVAAMACMFLLHLAGTGHGAGVDYQVYRWAVRTWLGGGDPSQGAAMTSADRPLPWVYPPFALLPLAVPSVLPFVPGLWLLYLTDLAALGGVLYLAVRSMWPVAGRSGAAAAASLGLAGTLLLEPVYASFGLGQVNILLMGLVAADCLTARPRWPRGLLVGLAAAIKLTPAAFVLFFLFRRDFRAAVVAAVTAAAGTACGFLVSFPASMDYWFGRGPAAGVSGSAYHTNQSIMGELARLELPTGVRYAVWAVLALALLVVTARVLRTAEAPQALLANGLLALLISPTSWSDHWVWAAPGVLVALATAVRRRSIGWAVSGAAIVVAAHIAPFRMLPAAGDWNAIQHVVGNSYLLLGIAMLLLLERDLRRRRRSPRFLAETTAAVR